A genomic stretch from Vibrio algarum includes:
- the murD gene encoding UDP-N-acetylmuramoyl-L-alanine--D-glutamate ligase, giving the protein MDRWKGIENVVVVGLGITGLSVVKHLLTLDKDIEVRVIDTRNNPPGKEQLDSDVELHTASWNTDWLFAADLVVINPGVALATPEVQQVIKKGIPVVGDIELFAWAATAPVIAITGSNGKSTVTDLAGALAQDSGVKVGVGGNIGVPALDLLIEPCDLYVLELSSFQLETTSNLNLIAAAFLNLSEDHMDRYDGMASYRDAKLRIFANAKYLVVNKDDRDTYPDNIGSNQSLISFGLESGQFTIVSIDGVDWLSNGAHTILPVSDLCLVGKHNVANVLTVLALLECAGIDYKKALPTLKTYNGLTHRCQVVADNRNIQWVNDSKATNVASTLAALSGLDICGTLYLLVGGVGKGADFSELAPELAKLKVKLYCYGKDGDQLMPLHASATRWNNIDEIIEAIAPSLEEGDMVMLSPACASLDQYKNFMARGDAFTQLAKQYA; this is encoded by the coding sequence ATGGATCGTTGGAAAGGGATCGAAAATGTCGTTGTTGTAGGGCTCGGTATTACCGGGCTCTCTGTCGTCAAGCATCTTTTGACACTCGACAAAGATATAGAAGTCAGGGTGATTGACACTAGAAACAACCCACCGGGAAAAGAACAACTTGATAGTGATGTTGAGCTACATACTGCAAGTTGGAATACAGACTGGTTATTTGCAGCTGACTTAGTTGTAATAAATCCTGGAGTGGCATTAGCGACACCAGAAGTGCAGCAAGTCATTAAAAAAGGAATACCAGTTGTTGGAGACATCGAGCTGTTTGCTTGGGCTGCAACAGCCCCAGTTATCGCTATAACTGGCTCTAACGGTAAAAGCACGGTCACAGATCTTGCTGGGGCACTTGCTCAGGATAGCGGTGTTAAAGTCGGTGTTGGAGGCAATATTGGTGTGCCAGCACTTGATCTTTTAATAGAGCCTTGTGATTTATACGTTTTAGAATTATCCAGCTTTCAACTTGAAACAACATCTAATTTAAATCTTATTGCTGCTGCATTTCTCAACCTTTCTGAAGATCATATGGATCGCTATGATGGAATGGCTTCTTACAGAGATGCAAAACTGAGAATATTCGCTAATGCAAAGTATCTGGTCGTTAATAAAGACGATAGAGATACCTACCCAGATAATATAGGGTCTAATCAGAGCTTGATTAGTTTTGGTTTAGAATCTGGTCAATTTACAATAGTATCTATTGACGGTGTGGATTGGTTATCGAATGGCGCTCATACTATTTTACCTGTCAGTGATTTGTGCCTGGTTGGAAAACACAATGTAGCGAATGTATTGACCGTTCTTGCTTTGCTTGAGTGTGCCGGTATTGATTATAAAAAAGCGTTACCAACTCTTAAAACTTACAACGGGTTGACACATCGGTGTCAGGTTGTAGCGGATAATCGGAACATTCAATGGGTTAATGATTCAAAAGCAACAAACGTTGCGAGTACATTAGCTGCGCTTTCCGGATTAGATATTTGCGGTACTCTTTATCTTTTAGTCGGTGGTGTTGGAAAAGGAGCCGATTTTTCTGAGCTTGCTCCTGAATTAGCCAAATTGAAGGTTAAACTTTACTGTTACGGTAAGGATGGAGACCAACTGATGCCTTTACATGCATCCGCTACTCGTTGGAATAATATTGATGAGATCATTGAAGCTATTGCTCCGAGTTTAGAAGAAGGCGATATGGTGATGCTTTCCCCTGCTTGTGCAAGTCTGGATCAATATAAAAACTTTATGGCTAGAGGGGATGCGTTTACCCAATTAGCTAAACAATACGCTTAG
- the mraY gene encoding phospho-N-acetylmuramoyl-pentapeptide-transferase, translating to MIIWLAELLQPYFSFFRLFEYLSFRSILSVITALSLSLWMGPKLIERLQLLQIGQVVRNDGPESHFSKRGTPTMGGVMILASILITVLLWADLTNIYVWAVISVLLGYGAVGFVDDYRKVVRKDPAGLIARWKYFWQSAIALVVAFALYAHGKDTSATQLVVPFFKDIMPQLGLLYIVLTYFVIVGTSNAVNLTDGLDGLAIMPTVLVSAGFAAIAWATGNVNFSQYLHIPHIPLASELVIVCTAMVGAGLGFLWFNTYPAQVFMGDVGSLALGGALGTIAVLVRQEFILVIMGGVFVMETLSVILQVGSYKLRGQRVFRMAPIHHHYELKGWPEPRVIVRFWIISIVLVLIGLATLKVR from the coding sequence ATGATCATCTGGCTAGCAGAATTACTTCAGCCATATTTCTCGTTTTTTCGATTATTTGAATATCTATCGTTTAGATCTATCTTGAGTGTGATTACCGCACTTAGTCTCTCATTATGGATGGGGCCTAAATTGATAGAGCGTTTGCAGCTATTACAGATAGGTCAAGTAGTTAGAAACGATGGACCTGAATCTCATTTCAGTAAACGTGGCACGCCAACAATGGGGGGCGTGATGATTTTAGCCTCCATCCTTATTACTGTTCTTTTATGGGCTGATCTCACTAACATTTATGTTTGGGCTGTTATTTCCGTACTCTTGGGTTATGGTGCCGTTGGGTTTGTCGATGATTATAGAAAGGTCGTCCGGAAAGATCCTGCGGGCTTGATCGCCAGATGGAAATACTTCTGGCAGTCAGCTATTGCTTTGGTTGTTGCCTTTGCATTGTATGCTCACGGCAAGGATACTTCGGCCACTCAACTCGTTGTGCCGTTTTTTAAAGACATCATGCCTCAATTAGGTTTGCTTTATATTGTGCTTACCTACTTTGTTATTGTAGGTACCAGTAACGCGGTGAACCTCACTGACGGCCTTGATGGTTTAGCCATTATGCCAACTGTCCTTGTATCAGCTGGTTTTGCTGCCATAGCGTGGGCAACGGGTAATGTGAATTTTTCACAGTATTTGCACATTCCGCATATTCCTTTGGCTAGTGAGTTAGTTATTGTCTGTACAGCGATGGTTGGTGCGGGTTTAGGTTTCCTCTGGTTCAATACTTATCCTGCTCAAGTGTTTATGGGGGATGTCGGTTCGTTAGCGTTGGGTGGTGCTTTAGGTACGATTGCTGTTTTGGTTCGCCAAGAGTTTATTTTGGTTATCATGGGTGGTGTATTTGTTATGGAGACATTATCTGTAATTCTGCAGGTAGGTTCATATAAATTACGTGGCCAAAGGGTATTCAGAATGGCACCAATCCATCATCATTACGAACTCAAAGGTTGGCCTGAGCCAAGAGTGATCGTTCGTTTCTGGATAATTTCTATTGTCCTTGTCTTAATCGGTTTGGCTACACTGAAGGTTCGATAA
- a CDS encoding UDP-N-acetylmuramoyl-tripeptide--D-alanyl-D-alanine ligase, whose amino-acid sequence MISTSLNSIAEVLNCEVLGENPRIDSVSTDTRTISPGSLFIALVGDKFDAHDFCQNAKECGASALLVERKLPVQLPQVVVPDTRLALGQLASWVHKECDIKTLAITGSCGKTTVKEMVSSILSLKGKVLATAGNFNNDIGVPLTLLRSQPEIDYAVIELGANHSGEIAYTTDLVKPSVALVNNVAAAHLEGFGSIEGVKKAKGEIYSGLSVGDTAVINLDSHGEELWDQILTNKKVVSFSSSNAAAQYYAKNCQLDNLGYASFTIKTPVGEIDVKLSVVGEHNVPNALAATALAMEFGCSLADVAKGLATVVNVKGRVEINQLTDEIILIDDSYNASVPAMKSAVDLLSTFSGTRWLVLGYMAELGQESLELHRQLGEYAAQFNFENVLTFGVEAKVISDMCHGLHFSTHDELIDYMLQQLQTTPRQAHTVLVKGANGARMSVVVEALKEKHK is encoded by the coding sequence ATGATTTCTACTTCATTAAACTCCATAGCCGAAGTACTGAATTGTGAAGTATTAGGTGAAAACCCACGGATTGATTCAGTCTCTACAGATACAAGAACGATCAGCCCAGGATCGCTGTTTATCGCTCTGGTGGGTGATAAGTTTGATGCACATGATTTCTGTCAAAATGCGAAGGAGTGTGGCGCGAGTGCATTGTTGGTTGAACGAAAGTTGCCAGTTCAACTTCCTCAAGTTGTGGTACCTGATACGAGATTAGCGCTAGGTCAATTAGCCTCTTGGGTACATAAAGAGTGCGATATTAAAACTCTTGCGATTACGGGTAGCTGTGGAAAAACCACTGTAAAAGAGATGGTTTCATCGATCTTAAGCCTAAAAGGCAAGGTTCTAGCGACAGCTGGAAACTTTAATAATGATATTGGTGTACCGTTAACTCTTTTACGCTCTCAGCCAGAAATAGATTATGCGGTTATCGAGTTAGGAGCTAATCATAGTGGTGAAATTGCCTATACGACTGATTTGGTAAAACCAAGTGTGGCACTAGTAAACAATGTAGCGGCGGCACACCTTGAAGGTTTCGGTTCTATTGAGGGTGTTAAGAAAGCGAAAGGTGAGATATATAGTGGACTTTCTGTCGGTGATACTGCCGTTATTAATTTAGATAGTCATGGTGAAGAGCTATGGGATCAAATACTTACAAATAAAAAAGTAGTTTCTTTCTCCAGTTCGAATGCTGCTGCTCAGTATTACGCAAAAAATTGTCAATTGGATAATCTTGGATACGCTAGTTTTACGATAAAAACTCCAGTGGGAGAGATTGACGTGAAGCTATCTGTTGTTGGTGAGCATAATGTGCCTAACGCTCTTGCAGCCACAGCGCTGGCGATGGAGTTTGGCTGTTCTCTCGCGGATGTAGCAAAAGGGTTGGCAACAGTAGTAAATGTAAAGGGACGGGTAGAAATAAACCAACTAACCGACGAAATAATACTAATTGATGATAGCTATAACGCTAGCGTGCCGGCTATGAAGTCTGCGGTGGACCTATTATCAACATTTTCAGGTACTCGGTGGCTTGTTCTTGGTTATATGGCTGAATTAGGCCAAGAAAGCCTTGAACTTCATCGTCAACTCGGAGAATATGCAGCTCAATTTAATTTTGAGAATGTACTGACCTTTGGCGTAGAAGCAAAAGTAATTAGTGACATGTGCCATGGTCTGCATTTCTCAACACACGATGAATTGATTGACTATATGTTGCAGCAGTTGCAAACAACACCAAGGCAAGCTCATACTGTGTTGGTTAAAGGAGCGAACGGCGCTCGTATGAGTGTCGTGGTTGAAGCTTTAAAGGAGAAGCATAAATGA
- the ftsW gene encoding cell division protein FtsW — protein MSRLGQIKGKLESLGSSKAPEVLFDRQLVWISLCLMLIGLVMVTSASFPISTRLTDQPFHFMFRHGAFLCLALIVSTIVLQIPLAKWLRYSTLLLSASIVLLVIVLVAGKSVNGASRWIPLGLFNLQPAEVAKLSLFIFMAGYFVRKGDEVRRTFFSGFMKPLIIFGVLAVLLLGQPDLGTVVVMLVTLFAMLFIAGAKLWQFIALMMVGIAGVVLLIFIEPYRMRRVTSFWDPWEDPFGSGYQLTQSLMAFGRGNWFGQGLGNSVQKLEYLPEAHTDFVFAVIAEELGFIGVSLILILIFALVVKAILIGKKALEANEQFGGYLAFGIGVWFAFQSMVNVGAASGIVPTKGLTLPLISYGGSSLIIMSTAVSILLRIDHECRLAELGIQNKEHTDNEEE, from the coding sequence GTGTCGAGACTAGGGCAGATCAAAGGAAAATTAGAAAGTTTGGGTAGTTCCAAAGCGCCCGAAGTTTTGTTTGATCGCCAATTAGTTTGGATTTCGCTTTGTTTAATGCTTATTGGCCTGGTCATGGTGACATCTGCGTCATTTCCGATCAGCACGCGCTTAACGGATCAACCTTTCCATTTTATGTTTCGTCACGGCGCATTTCTATGCTTAGCCTTGATCGTTTCGACCATCGTATTACAAATCCCTTTAGCTAAATGGCTTCGATACAGCACCTTGTTGCTTTCTGCTTCGATTGTACTTTTAGTTATCGTTTTAGTTGCAGGCAAGTCCGTTAATGGGGCATCGCGGTGGATACCACTTGGTCTTTTTAATTTACAACCCGCTGAAGTAGCGAAACTTTCACTATTTATTTTTATGGCGGGATACTTCGTTAGAAAGGGAGATGAGGTTAGGCGCACTTTTTTTAGTGGGTTTATGAAGCCTCTTATCATTTTTGGTGTACTGGCCGTTTTATTACTTGGTCAACCTGACCTTGGAACCGTTGTTGTAATGCTCGTTACCTTATTCGCAATGTTGTTTATTGCTGGAGCGAAGTTGTGGCAGTTTATCGCTTTAATGATGGTAGGCATTGCTGGGGTAGTCTTACTGATATTTATCGAACCATATCGAATGCGTCGTGTGACTTCCTTCTGGGACCCATGGGAGGATCCGTTTGGGAGCGGTTACCAATTAACTCAATCTTTAATGGCATTTGGTCGTGGTAACTGGTTTGGCCAAGGTTTAGGTAACTCTGTTCAAAAACTTGAATATCTTCCTGAAGCTCATACCGATTTTGTATTTGCTGTTATCGCGGAAGAATTGGGTTTTATAGGGGTTAGCTTAATCCTTATATTAATTTTTGCTTTGGTGGTCAAAGCCATTTTAATTGGTAAAAAAGCATTAGAAGCTAACGAACAGTTTGGTGGTTACCTTGCTTTTGGTATCGGTGTTTGGTTCGCATTTCAATCCATGGTTAATGTGGGAGCGGCCTCTGGAATTGTCCCAACTAAGGGATTAACGTTGCCGCTAATTAGTTACGGTGGCTCAAGTTTAATCATCATGTCTACAGCGGTATCTATATTATTACGCATTGATCATGAGTGTCGACTAGCTGAACTAGGCATACAAAATAAAGAACATACTGACAATGAAGAAGAATAA